From a single Bradyrhizobium sediminis genomic region:
- a CDS encoding c-type cytochrome has product MDSFELNKILGAILATCLLLLVTSFTAGALFAPEMPAKPGFEIAVKDAGHGGAKEAAAAPSEPIEKLLQTASVEKGAAAAKKCAACHTFEKGGPNRVGPNLFGVVERARASEAGFNYSAGMKAKGGKWTFQELNAFILNPKANVPGTAMGFAGIAKDSERADVIDYLRSLADKPVPRPTASK; this is encoded by the coding sequence ATGGACTCCTTCGAACTCAATAAAATTCTCGGCGCCATTCTGGCCACCTGTCTTCTCCTGCTGGTGACGAGCTTCACCGCCGGCGCGCTTTTTGCGCCCGAGATGCCGGCAAAGCCGGGTTTCGAAATCGCGGTCAAGGACGCAGGCCATGGCGGCGCCAAGGAAGCCGCGGCGGCGCCGTCCGAACCGATCGAGAAGCTGCTGCAGACCGCCTCCGTCGAAAAGGGCGCCGCGGCGGCGAAGAAATGCGCGGCCTGCCACACCTTCGAGAAGGGCGGCCCCAACCGCGTCGGTCCGAACCTGTTCGGCGTCGTCGAACGCGCCCGCGCCTCCGAGGCCGGCTTCAACTATTCCGCGGGCATGAAGGCCAAGGGCGGAAAGTGGACGTTCCAGGAACTCAACGCCTTCATCCTCAATCCCAAGGCCAACGTTCCCGGCACCGCGATGGGCTTCGCCGGCATCGCCAAGGACAGCGAGCGCGCCGACGTCATCGACTATCTGCGTTCGCTTGCGGACAAGCCGGTTCCGCGGCCGACGGCGTCGAAGTAA
- a CDS encoding 3-deoxy-manno-octulosonate cytidylyltransferase — MTDPRILVLIPARMAATRLPGKPLLDIAGLPMIVHVLRRACEAGIGRVAVATDTPEIAAAVTTHGGEVVMTRADHPSGSDRIHEALGKLDPKGEAEIVVNLQGDFPTIRPDNIRSVLAPLADPAVDIATLAARIHTEEEATNPNVVKAVGSPISPVRLRALYFTRATAPWGDGPRYHHIGLYAYRRAALERFVSLPPSPLEQQEKLEQLRALEAGMRIDIGIVDTVPRGVDTPADLETARRNLADAGKSLNG, encoded by the coding sequence ATGACCGACCCCCGCATTCTGGTGCTGATTCCCGCCCGCATGGCGGCCACGCGCCTGCCCGGCAAGCCGCTATTGGACATTGCCGGCCTGCCGATGATCGTCCATGTGCTGCGCCGGGCCTGCGAGGCCGGGATCGGCCGGGTGGCGGTCGCCACCGACACGCCGGAGATCGCCGCCGCCGTGACAACCCATGGCGGTGAAGTGGTCATGACACGCGCCGATCACCCCTCCGGATCGGACCGGATCCACGAGGCGCTGGGCAAGCTCGATCCGAAAGGCGAGGCCGAAATCGTGGTCAACCTGCAGGGCGATTTCCCGACCATCCGCCCCGACAATATCCGCAGCGTGCTGGCGCCGCTGGCCGATCCCGCGGTCGATATCGCCACCCTGGCCGCCCGGATCCACACCGAGGAAGAGGCCACCAATCCGAACGTGGTGAAGGCGGTCGGCTCGCCGATCAGCCCGGTGCGGCTGCGCGCGCTGTATTTCACCCGCGCCACCGCGCCCTGGGGCGATGGGCCGCGCTATCATCATATCGGCCTCTATGCCTATCGCCGGGCGGCGCTGGAGCGTTTCGTGTCGCTGCCTCCCTCCCCGCTCGAGCAGCAGGAAAAACTCGAGCAGTTGCGGGCGCTGGAGGCCGGCATGCGGATCGATATCGGCATCGTCGACACGGTGCCGCGCGGCGTCGATACGCCGGCCGATCTCGAAACCGCCCGCCGCAACCTGGCTGACGCTGGCAAAAGCCTGAACGGCTGA
- a CDS encoding extracellular solute-binding protein, whose product MAITRRHLLQSGAYAALAPALGIAAGVPAAEPAHAQSGEPAWRHALSLFGDIKYPAGFKHFDYVNPDAPKGGIARMISIGTFDNFNIAVAGVKGSLAPAAALIYETLMTKSQDEVATEYGLVAEAASHPDDFGSVIYRLRKEARWHDGKPVTPDDVIFSIEVLKKFSPMYASYYRHVVKAEKIGERDIRFTFDTTGNRELPTIVGELLVLPKHYWEGTDSQGRKRDISATTLEKPLGSGPYRIKDFVAGRSITLERVKDYWGLNLPSRIGQNNFDEMRFEFFRDNVVALEAFKADQADWIAENSAKQWATAYDFPAVTDKRVVKEEFPITDSGRMQGFVLNLRRDQFKDARLRRAFNYAFDFEEMNKQLFYGQYKRINSYFEGTELASSGLPEGLELEILQSVRDKVPADVFTKPYVNPVGGNPESVRVNLRESARLLKEAGFEVRERKLVDASGKPVSVEILVQDPSAERIALFYKPSLERIGVTTSIRIVDDAQYQNRLRNFDFDVITDLWGQSLSPGNEQREFWGSQTADQPGSRNTIGIKNPAIDALIEKVIFAKDRPTLVAATRALDRVLLWNFYVVPQFTYGFSRYARWDRFSHFEPLPKYGRSGLPSLWWFDADKAGRIGKRS is encoded by the coding sequence TTGGCGATTACCCGACGACATCTTCTGCAGAGCGGCGCCTACGCCGCGCTCGCCCCGGCTTTGGGGATAGCGGCGGGCGTTCCCGCGGCGGAACCGGCCCACGCGCAATCGGGCGAACCGGCCTGGCGCCACGCGCTGTCGCTGTTCGGCGACATCAAATATCCCGCCGGCTTCAAGCACTTCGACTACGTCAATCCGGACGCGCCGAAGGGCGGCATCGCCCGCATGATCTCGATCGGCACCTTCGATAATTTCAACATCGCGGTCGCCGGCGTCAAAGGCTCGCTCGCGCCGGCGGCCGCCCTGATCTACGAAACGCTGATGACCAAGTCGCAGGACGAGGTCGCCACCGAATATGGCCTGGTCGCTGAGGCGGCGTCGCATCCCGACGATTTCGGCTCGGTGATCTACCGCCTGCGCAAGGAAGCCCGCTGGCACGACGGCAAGCCGGTGACGCCGGACGACGTGATCTTCTCGATCGAGGTGCTGAAGAAGTTCAGCCCGATGTACGCGTCCTATTACCGCCACGTCGTCAAGGCCGAAAAGATCGGCGAGCGCGACATCAGGTTCACCTTCGACACGACGGGCAACCGCGAACTGCCGACCATCGTCGGAGAGCTGCTGGTACTGCCGAAACACTATTGGGAAGGCACCGACAGCCAGGGCCGCAAGCGCGACATCTCGGCGACCACGCTGGAGAAGCCTCTCGGCTCCGGCCCCTACCGCATCAAGGATTTCGTCGCCGGGCGTTCGATCACGCTGGAGCGGGTCAAGGATTACTGGGGCCTCAACCTGCCGTCGCGGATCGGCCAGAACAATTTCGACGAAATGCGTTTCGAGTTCTTCCGCGACAACGTGGTGGCGCTGGAAGCCTTCAAGGCCGACCAGGCCGACTGGATCGCGGAGAATTCGGCCAAGCAATGGGCGACGGCCTACGACTTTCCGGCCGTGACCGACAAGCGCGTCGTCAAGGAGGAATTCCCGATCACCGATTCCGGCCGGATGCAGGGCTTCGTTCTCAACCTGCGCCGCGACCAGTTCAAGGACGCGCGGCTGCGCCGGGCCTTCAACTACGCCTTCGATTTCGAGGAGATGAACAAGCAGCTGTTCTATGGGCAGTACAAGCGCATCAACAGCTATTTCGAGGGCACCGAGCTTGCGTCCTCCGGCCTGCCCGAGGGGCTGGAGCTGGAGATTCTGCAGTCGGTTCGCGACAAGGTGCCGGCCGATGTCTTCACCAAGCCTTACGTCAATCCGGTCGGCGGCAATCCGGAATCGGTGCGCGTCAATCTGCGCGAGAGCGCGCGGCTCCTGAAGGAAGCCGGCTTCGAGGTGCGCGAGCGCAAGCTGGTCGATGCCTCAGGCAAGCCCGTGTCAGTCGAGATCCTGGTGCAGGACCCCTCCGCCGAGCGGATCGCGCTGTTCTACAAGCCGTCGCTGGAGCGCATCGGCGTTACCACCTCGATCCGCATCGTCGACGACGCGCAATATCAGAACCGGCTGCGCAACTTCGATTTCGACGTCATCACCGACCTCTGGGGACAGTCGCTGTCGCCCGGCAACGAGCAGCGGGAATTCTGGGGATCGCAGACCGCCGACCAGCCCGGCTCGAGAAACACCATCGGCATCAAGAATCCCGCGATCGACGCTCTGATCGAGAAGGTGATCTTCGCCAAGGATCGCCCGACGCTGGTGGCCGCGACCAGGGCGCTCGACCGCGTGCTGCTGTGGAATTTCTACGTCGTGCCGCAATTCACCTATGGCTTTTCGCGCTACGCGCGCTGGGACCGCTTCAGCCATTTCGAGCCGCTGCCGAAATACGGCCGTTCCGGGTTGCCGTCGCTGTGGTGGTTCGATGCCGACAAGGCCGGGCGGATCGGCAAGCGATCTTGA
- a CDS encoding prephenate dehydratase: protein MTKKLKIAFQGEPGANSHIAIVEAYPDAEPLPCPTFEDALAAIASGEADLGMIPIENSVAGRVADIHHLLPQSGLFIVGEYFLPIHHQMMAPRGARLSDIKTVESHVHALGQCRNIIRKLKIKPIVSGDTAGSARIVAERGDKSCASIASRLAADIYGLDILAEDVEDETHNTTRFVVLAREAAWAEQGSGPLVTSFVFRVRNLPAALYKAMGGFATNGVNMTKLESYMVDGNFFATQFYADVDGHPEDRGLAFALEELKFFSRELRIVGVYPAHPFRATFSEKAE, encoded by the coding sequence ATGACAAAAAAGCTGAAAATTGCCTTCCAGGGCGAGCCGGGCGCCAATTCCCACATCGCCATCGTCGAAGCCTATCCCGACGCCGAGCCGTTGCCGTGCCCGACCTTCGAGGACGCGCTGGCCGCGATCGCCTCGGGGGAGGCCGACCTCGGCATGATCCCGATCGAGAACTCGGTCGCCGGCCGCGTCGCCGACATCCATCATCTGCTGCCGCAATCCGGCCTGTTCATCGTCGGCGAATACTTCCTGCCGATCCACCACCAGATGATGGCGCCGCGCGGCGCCAGGCTCTCCGACATCAAGACGGTGGAGAGCCACGTCCACGCGCTCGGCCAATGCCGCAACATCATCCGCAAGCTCAAGATCAAGCCGATCGTCTCGGGCGATACCGCAGGAAGCGCCCGCATCGTCGCCGAGCGCGGCGACAAGAGCTGCGCCTCGATCGCCTCGAGGCTTGCCGCCGACATCTACGGCCTCGATATCCTCGCCGAGGACGTCGAGGACGAGACCCACAACACCACGCGCTTCGTGGTGCTGGCGCGCGAGGCGGCATGGGCCGAACAGGGATCGGGGCCGCTGGTCACCAGTTTCGTTTTCCGGGTGCGCAACCTGCCCGCCGCGCTCTACAAGGCGATGGGCGGCTTCGCCACCAACGGCGTCAACATGACGAAATTGGAAAGCTACATGGTCGACGGCAATTTCTTCGCCACGCAATTCTATGCCGACGTCGACGGCCATCCCGAGGACAGGGGGCTGGCGTTCGCGCTGGAGGAGCTGAAGTTCTTCTCGCGCGAGCTGCGCATCGTCGGCGTCTACCCCGCCCACCCGTTCCGCGCGACGTTCAGCGAGAAGGCGGAGTGA
- a CDS encoding LLM class flavin-dependent oxidoreductase — translation MIPLSILDLSVVTSGTRPAAALRNSIDLARHADGLGYVRYWLAEHHNLASVASPAPDLMIGQIAAVTKHIRVGSGGVMLPNHAPLVVAERFKMLEALFPGRIDLGLGRAPGTDGATAHALRSRLDRRDGDDFLERLHELILWETRDFPPGHPYHNVVAMPDDSPLPPIWLLGSSDYSSELSAQIGMGFAFAHHFATHDAVEAMMNYRTHFKPSGWRAAPHGILAVAVVAAETDAEAEKLASSMDLNRLRRDRGQYLPLPSVEEALAYPYTDSERASIARNRSRLFVGSPATVLQQLQPMITASQADELMVITAVYDHDARKKSYSLLADAFGLGKRAAA, via the coding sequence ATGATTCCGCTCTCGATCCTCGACCTCTCCGTCGTCACGTCAGGCACCAGGCCCGCGGCGGCCTTGCGCAACAGCATCGACCTGGCGCGCCATGCCGATGGCCTCGGCTACGTCCGCTACTGGCTGGCCGAGCATCACAATCTTGCATCGGTGGCGAGCCCGGCGCCCGACCTGATGATCGGGCAGATCGCGGCGGTAACCAAGCACATCCGGGTCGGTTCCGGCGGCGTGATGCTGCCCAACCACGCGCCGCTGGTGGTGGCCGAGCGCTTCAAGATGCTGGAGGCGCTGTTTCCCGGCCGCATAGATCTCGGCCTCGGCCGCGCCCCCGGCACCGACGGCGCCACCGCGCATGCGCTGCGCAGCCGGCTCGACCGCCGCGACGGCGACGACTTCCTCGAGCGGCTGCATGAATTGATCCTGTGGGAGACCCGCGATTTTCCGCCCGGACATCCCTACCACAATGTGGTGGCGATGCCGGACGACAGCCCGCTGCCGCCGATCTGGCTGCTCGGCTCCAGCGATTATTCATCGGAGCTGTCGGCGCAGATCGGGATGGGTTTTGCGTTCGCGCACCACTTCGCCACCCATGACGCCGTCGAAGCGATGATGAATTACCGCACCCACTTCAAGCCGTCGGGCTGGCGCGCGGCGCCCCACGGCATTCTCGCCGTCGCCGTGGTGGCGGCCGAGACCGATGCAGAGGCCGAAAAGCTGGCGTCGTCGATGGATCTCAACCGCCTGCGCCGCGACCGCGGCCAGTACCTGCCGCTGCCCAGCGTCGAGGAGGCCCTGGCCTATCCCTACACCGACTCTGAGCGCGCCTCGATCGCCCGCAACCGCTCGCGGCTGTTCGTCGGCAGCCCGGCCACGGTGCTGCAACAACTGCAGCCGATGATTACGGCAAGCCAGGCCGACGAGCTGATGGTCATCACCGCGGTCTACGACCACGATGCGCGCAAGAAATCCTACAGCCTGCTGGCGGACGCGTTCGGGCTTGGGAAGAGGGCCGCGGCGTAA
- a CDS encoding extracellular solute-binding protein, whose product MALFSRRHLLGLGLGALSAARFGSVRAADGDTEAHGISVFGDLKYPEDFRHFDYVNPAAPKGGMFSLIPSTRAYNQSYQTFNSFNAYILKGEGAQGMDMTFSPLMVRATDEPDAMYGLVAKSVQISPDKLTYRFTLRPEARFHDGSKLTAHDAAFSLTTLKTRGHPLIVTQMRDMVKAEAPDDATLVVTFAEKRARDVPLYVASLPIFSKAYYATRPFDESTLDIPLGSGPYRVGKFEVNRYVEFERVKDWWAADLPVARGAYNFDTVRYEFYRDRDVAFEGFTGKNYLYREEFTARVWATRYDFAAVRDGRVKREILPDDTPSGAQGWFINTRRDKFKDPRVREALIQAFDFEWTNKTIMYGAYARTHSPFQNSDMMVSGPPSPEELKLLEPFRGQVPDEVFGAPFVPPVSDGSGQDRTLLRKAQQLLQEAGLATKDGKRLLPNGEVFKIEFLVDEPSIQPHHAPYVKNLGTLGIEASVRLVDPVQYRARLEDFDFDMTIQRFSMSATPGDGMRPFFTSQAAATKGSYNLAGIASPAIDALIEKILGAENRADLTVACRAFDRVFRAGRYWVPQWYRTSHPIAYWDQFGHPPKLPRYAQGVGAPELWWYEAAKAAKLEQAK is encoded by the coding sequence ATGGCGCTTTTCTCCCGCCGGCATCTGCTCGGTCTCGGCCTCGGCGCCCTGAGCGCGGCGCGGTTTGGTTCCGTGCGCGCCGCCGACGGCGACACTGAGGCCCATGGCATATCGGTGTTCGGCGACCTGAAATATCCTGAAGACTTCCGTCATTTCGACTACGTCAATCCGGCGGCGCCGAAGGGCGGCATGTTCTCGCTGATCCCCTCGACGCGCGCCTACAACCAGTCCTACCAGACCTTCAATTCCTTCAACGCCTACATCCTGAAGGGCGAAGGCGCGCAGGGCATGGACATGACGTTCTCGCCGCTGATGGTGCGCGCCACCGACGAGCCCGACGCGATGTACGGCCTCGTCGCCAAATCGGTGCAGATTTCACCGGACAAGCTGACCTACCGCTTCACGCTGCGGCCGGAGGCGCGGTTTCACGACGGTTCGAAACTGACCGCGCATGACGCCGCCTTCTCGCTGACCACGCTGAAGACCAGGGGTCATCCTTTGATCGTGACGCAGATGCGCGACATGGTGAAGGCGGAAGCACCCGACGACGCCACGCTGGTCGTCACCTTCGCCGAGAAGCGCGCGCGCGACGTGCCGCTCTATGTCGCCTCCTTGCCGATTTTTTCGAAGGCCTATTACGCGACGCGCCCCTTCGATGAATCGACGCTGGATATTCCGCTCGGCTCCGGGCCCTACAGGGTCGGCAAGTTCGAGGTCAACCGCTACGTCGAATTCGAGCGGGTCAAGGATTGGTGGGCCGCCGATCTGCCGGTGGCGCGCGGCGCCTATAATTTCGATACCGTGCGTTACGAGTTCTACCGCGACCGCGACGTCGCGTTCGAGGGATTTACCGGCAAGAACTATCTGTACCGCGAGGAGTTCACCGCGCGGGTATGGGCGACGCGCTATGATTTTGCGGCGGTCAGGGACGGCCGCGTCAAGCGCGAGATACTGCCCGACGACACGCCGTCGGGCGCGCAGGGCTGGTTCATCAATACCCGCCGCGACAAATTCAAGGATCCACGCGTCCGCGAAGCGCTGATCCAGGCGTTCGATTTCGAGTGGACCAACAAGACCATCATGTACGGCGCCTATGCGCGCACCCATTCGCCGTTCCAGAATTCGGACATGATGGTGAGCGGGCCGCCGTCGCCGGAGGAACTCAAGCTGCTCGAGCCGTTCCGCGGCCAGGTGCCGGACGAAGTGTTCGGCGCGCCGTTCGTGCCGCCGGTGTCGGACGGCTCGGGACAGGATCGGACCTTGCTGCGCAAGGCCCAGCAATTGCTGCAGGAGGCGGGGCTCGCCACCAAGGACGGCAAGCGGCTGTTGCCGAACGGCGAAGTGTTCAAAATAGAATTCCTGGTCGACGAGCCCTCGATCCAGCCGCACCATGCGCCCTATGTCAAAAATCTCGGCACGCTCGGGATCGAGGCCAGCGTGCGGCTGGTCGATCCGGTGCAATACCGTGCCCGTCTGGAAGATTTCGATTTCGACATGACCATCCAGCGCTTCAGCATGTCGGCGACCCCGGGCGACGGCATGCGGCCGTTCTTCACCTCGCAGGCCGCCGCCACCAAGGGCTCCTACAATCTCGCCGGGATCGCCAGTCCGGCGATCGACGCGCTGATCGAGAAAATTCTCGGCGCCGAAAACCGCGCCGATCTGACGGTGGCCTGCCGCGCCTTCGACCGGGTGTTCCGCGCCGGGCGTTACTGGGTGCCGCAGTGGTATCGCACCAGCCATCCGATCGCCTATTGGGACCAGTTCGGACATCCCCCGAAACTTCCGCGCTACGCGCAAGGCGTCGGCGCCCCCGAACTCTGGTGGTATGAGGCCGCCAAGGCGGCCAAGCTGGAACAGGCGAAATAG
- a CDS encoding microcin C ABC transporter permease YejB, producing the protein MSAYIARRILLMIPTLLGILFVSFVVVQFAPGGPVERVIAQLSGADTGGSSRISGGTGGDFGARTQVGASADAVGSKYRGAQGLDPDFVKSLEKQFGFDKPAPERFALMLWNFARFDFGKSYFRDVSVLQLIKEKLPVSMSLGIWMTLLTYLISIPLGIRKAVMDGSKFDTWTSAIIIVGFAIPGFLFAILLIILFAGGSFFNIFPLRGLTSDGWSAFPWYWKIIDYFWHITLPLISMALGAFATMTLLTKNSFLDEIRKQYVMTARAKGCSERQVLYNHIFRNAMLIVIAGFPGAFIHAFFSGSLLIETIFSLDGLGLLGFESVLNRDYPVVFGTLFIFSLVGLVVNLVSDLAYMWIDPRIDFEAREV; encoded by the coding sequence ATGAGCGCCTATATCGCCCGCCGCATTCTCTTGATGATCCCGACGTTGCTCGGGATCCTGTTCGTCTCCTTCGTCGTGGTGCAGTTCGCGCCGGGCGGTCCGGTCGAGCGGGTGATCGCGCAACTCTCCGGCGCCGATACCGGCGGCTCGTCGCGGATCTCGGGCGGCACCGGCGGCGATTTCGGCGCGCGCACGCAAGTAGGGGCCTCGGCCGACGCGGTCGGCTCGAAATACCGTGGCGCCCAGGGGCTCGATCCCGATTTCGTGAAAAGCCTGGAAAAGCAGTTCGGCTTCGACAAGCCGGCGCCGGAGCGTTTCGCGCTGATGCTGTGGAATTTCGCCCGCTTCGATTTCGGCAAGAGCTATTTCCGCGACGTCAGCGTGCTGCAGCTGATCAAGGAGAAATTGCCGGTCTCGATGTCGCTCGGGATCTGGATGACGCTTCTGACCTACCTGATCTCGATCCCGCTCGGCATCCGCAAGGCGGTGATGGACGGCTCCAAATTCGACACCTGGACCTCGGCGATCATCATCGTCGGATTTGCGATTCCCGGATTCCTGTTCGCGATCCTCTTGATCATCCTGTTCGCCGGCGGCTCGTTCTTCAACATCTTCCCGCTGCGCGGGCTGACTTCGGACGGCTGGTCGGCGTTTCCCTGGTACTGGAAGATCATCGATTATTTCTGGCACATCACGCTGCCGCTGATCTCGATGGCGCTGGGCGCCTTCGCCACCATGACGCTGTTGACCAAGAACTCGTTCCTCGACGAAATCCGCAAGCAATACGTCATGACCGCGCGCGCCAAGGGCTGCAGCGAACGGCAGGTGCTCTATAATCACATCTTCCGCAACGCCATGCTGATCGTGATCGCCGGCTTCCCCGGCGCGTTCATCCATGCCTTCTTCTCCGGCTCGCTGCTGATCGAGACCATCTTCTCGCTCGACGGCCTCGGCCTGCTCGGCTTCGAGAGCGTGCTGAACCGCGACTATCCCGTGGTGTTCGGCACGCTGTTCATCTTTTCGCTGGTCGGTCTCGTGGTCAACCTGGTCTCCGACCTCGCCTACATGTGGATCGATCCGCGAATCGATTTCGAGGCGCGGGAAGTCTGA
- a CDS encoding ABC transporter permease, with protein sequence MNITAPQPIETSTQQPLGEAVPMTRHRFSPSPLNRRRWQNFKSNRRGYWSFWIFLTLFIVSLFAELIANDRPFLIKFDGHLYFPAFISYSETTFGGDFETAADYRDPYLQKLIKEKGGSIVWPLIRYSYDTHNLDLPTPAPSKPTWMLTEAQCKEVVQKKGLRSCRDLEYNWLGTDDQGRDVVARLIYGFRISVLFGLSLTIISSIIGVAAGGVQGYFGGWVDLGFQRFIEVWSAIPSLYLLLILSSVLVPGFFVLLGILLLFSWVSLVGLVRAEFLRGRNFEYIMAARALGVSNAVIMFRHLLPNAMVATMTFLPFIVSSSVMTLTALDFLGFGLPPGSPSLGELLSQGKANVQAPWLGFTGFFAVAIMLSLLIFIGEAVRDAFDPRKTFR encoded by the coding sequence ATGAACATCACCGCGCCGCAACCGATCGAAACCTCAACGCAACAGCCGCTCGGCGAAGCGGTGCCGATGACGCGCCATCGCTTCTCGCCGTCGCCGCTCAACCGCCGGCGCTGGCAGAACTTCAAGTCCAACCGCCGGGGCTACTGGTCGTTCTGGATCTTCCTCACGCTGTTCATTGTCTCGCTGTTTGCCGAACTGATCGCCAACGACCGCCCGTTCCTGATCAAGTTCGACGGCCATCTGTATTTCCCGGCCTTCATCAGCTATTCCGAAACCACCTTCGGCGGCGACTTCGAGACCGCGGCCGACTACCGCGATCCCTATCTGCAGAAGCTGATCAAGGAGAAGGGCGGCAGCATCGTCTGGCCGCTGATCCGCTATTCCTACGACACCCACAATCTCGATCTGCCGACGCCGGCGCCGTCGAAGCCGACCTGGATGCTGACCGAAGCGCAGTGCAAGGAGGTGGTGCAGAAGAAGGGCCTCAGGAGCTGCCGCGACCTCGAATACAACTGGCTCGGCACCGACGACCAGGGCCGCGACGTGGTGGCGCGGCTGATCTACGGCTTCCGCATCTCGGTCTTGTTCGGGCTCTCGCTCACCATCATCTCCTCGATCATCGGGGTGGCCGCCGGCGGCGTGCAGGGCTATTTCGGCGGCTGGGTCGATCTCGGCTTCCAGCGCTTCATCGAGGTTTGGAGCGCCATTCCCTCGCTCTATCTTTTGCTGATCCTGTCTTCGGTGCTGGTGCCCGGCTTCTTCGTGCTGCTCGGCATCCTCCTGCTGTTCTCCTGGGTGTCGCTGGTCGGGCTGGTGCGCGCCGAATTCCTGCGCGGGCGCAATTTCGAATACATCATGGCGGCGCGCGCGCTCGGCGTCTCCAACGCCGTGATCATGTTCCGGCATCTGCTGCCGAACGCCATGGTCGCGACCATGACGTTCCTGCCCTTCATCGTGTCGTCGTCGGTGATGACGCTGACCGCGCTCGACTTCCTCGGATTCGGCCTGCCGCCGGGCTCGCCGTCGCTCGGCGAACTGCTGTCGCAGGGCAAGGCCAACGTGCAGGCGCCGTGGCTCGGCTTCACCGGCTTCTTCGCGGTCGCCATCATGCTTTCGCTGCTGATCTTCATCGGCGAAGCCGTGCGCGACGCCTTCGATCCGCGCAAGACGTTCAGGTAG
- the metF gene encoding methylenetetrahydrofolate reductase [NAD(P)H], with amino-acid sequence MTEVTSPAPDGHRALKSPGISFEFFPPKTEEMEKSLWETIKRLAPLTPNFVSVTYGAGGSTRERTHSTIARILAETDLTPAAHLTCVGASRGEIDEIVGRYHDIGVRHIVALRGDPPGGIGTAYSTHPDGYQTSAELVAGIKRQHGDIEVSVSAYPEKHPESRDFDADIDTLKAKVDAGATRAITQVFFDNDLYFRYLDRVRARGIAIPIVPGIMPMHNFKQARNFVTRAGTSVPDWLAAKFEGLDDDAETRKLVAATVAAGQVQKLAKHGVDTFHFYTMNRADLVFAICHLLGIRPQGAQKAA; translated from the coding sequence ATGACCGAGGTTACGTCCCCCGCGCCTGACGGGCACCGCGCGCTCAAATCGCCTGGCATCTCGTTCGAGTTCTTCCCGCCGAAGACCGAGGAGATGGAGAAGAGCCTGTGGGAGACCATCAAGCGCCTGGCGCCGCTCACCCCGAATTTCGTCTCGGTAACCTATGGCGCCGGCGGATCGACCCGCGAGCGCACCCATTCCACCATCGCCCGCATCCTGGCTGAAACCGACCTGACGCCGGCGGCGCATCTGACCTGCGTTGGCGCTTCGCGCGGCGAGATCGATGAGATCGTCGGCCGCTATCACGACATCGGCGTCCGCCATATCGTCGCGCTGCGCGGCGATCCGCCCGGCGGCATCGGCACCGCCTACTCCACCCATCCCGACGGCTACCAGACCTCGGCCGAACTCGTAGCCGGCATCAAGCGGCAGCACGGCGACATCGAGGTTTCGGTCTCCGCCTATCCGGAAAAACATCCGGAAAGCCGCGACTTCGATGCCGACATCGATACGCTGAAGGCCAAGGTCGATGCCGGCGCGACGCGTGCCATTACGCAGGTGTTCTTCGACAACGACCTCTACTTCCGCTACCTCGACCGTGTCAGGGCGCGCGGCATCGCCATTCCGATCGTGCCCGGCATCATGCCGATGCACAATTTCAAGCAGGCCCGCAATTTCGTCACCCGTGCCGGCACGTCGGTGCCGGACTGGCTCGCGGCAAAATTCGAAGGCCTCGACGACGATGCCGAGACGCGCAAGCTGGTGGCGGCGACGGTTGCCGCCGGCCAGGTGCAAAAGCTGGCCAAGCACGGCGTCGACACCTTCCACTTCTACACCATGAACCGCGCGGACCTCGTGTTCGCGATCTGCCATTTGCTCGGCATTCGCCCGCAGGGCGCACAGAAAGCCGCCTGA